CAATGTCTAATTAAAGTTGACTGAAACTGATGTTGACTtgataacattattttaattagtGATGTGTAATAATTTGTTCATCAAAAGAATactccaaccatccatccatccatccatccatccatccatccatctctgtcCGCTTATCCAATGTCAGGTCGCGgtggggagcagctccagcagaatACTACATAGAGTTTAATTTGGGTACATTTGTAGAGTGTAAAACAATTTTGATTTAAACAgaattttcatttgcatttcagTATCAGGTTAGTGCTCCAAAATCTGAGACTATAACCTCCCATGGAGCAATGCTTTTAAATGCCCTACACATGGACCTCTGGGTTAATGTGTAGCCAAACACCAGAGCAGGACAGAATAATGTCAGGTGAAAAAGTGCACAGATGTTGCTTAGCAATGTAAAAGAGCTTTAATGGCCCCAGTAGGTTGGCCCAGAGGCAGAGACGCTGACAAATCAACAGCTGATTTCTTGGGAGTAGCAAAACTTGTGCCCTTAAGCTGTGAGCCCTGAGGATactgaggggaaaaaacaataacCCTGCCTGTCTCACCATGTGACTTCTACTAAAATCTATCAATGATATTAAGAAACGACAACACTAACATGTCTGGATGTTTTAGTGATGATTTAAGTTTTAATGCAGTTATGGAGATTTAAAATTGTCCTTAAAAAGGTCATTCCCCAACATTAATTTCCAGTGTTCgggttaaaagaaaagaaacaatcaGGAAGtcctgttgcaccaaatgcctTAAAAGACTGTTTAGTTgcttcaaattatttttatacataattCAAATACGCATCTGTATGGACACCTGAAATGTGTTAGAAACTAAATATagttgtgagtgtgtggggACTTACTACTACTGGCATAAACACTCGCTGATGAGCACACtgacagagaaaaaaggaagaaattgTGCTCGACAAATGCGCTCCACAGATAATAAGGCAGTAATTATAATGAACTGATTTAATAGTATAATTCACTTGTCAAGCAAAAATGGTTCCAGCTTCCTAAACATGATTATTTGCggcatttctgtgttttatatatatattgcttgggttttggactgtgaGTCAGAccaaaaaagatatttatatCCATTACTGGAAAATTGTGATCGATATTTTACAGGCAAATAAATTGGTtgaagaaaataatcattttctACTAAGTTAAAGACCTTGTAGTACTGTCAAGGTATCAGAAATATATAGTCAGATAATCAACAAACAGTGCATGCTCTAAAAATTGGCAACAAAACCcccgagaaaaaaaaaaaagacagaacatTGTTTCCATTTGCACCAGAGCAGCATGTGATGCTTTGAGCAGTTCAGTTGTGCAGAGCTACAGTACCACTGCTAACTAAAGAATGAGGATGTACCATCAAAGCTTGAAAGCAGCACTGATCTAAGAAACATTAATTGGccacacacagtgtgtgatgATGAGGTAATGTAAGATATGAATGTGAAAGGAGGAAATGTACCAGCTAGGTTTGTCATACATCTGCACACCAGGTGGAACAATTAACTGTGCTCCATTAGCAGCTGACATGAGGGCTGTTTTGTGTAAAGAGACTGATAAGCACAGTTAGATTAGGTCACATCTCCTAATGTGTCCCTAAAACTCAGTTACCGGGTCTTCAGACTGTTATTATAACCAGACACTCCCTTCATAAGCCTCACATCCCCTAATGCTGAAAATACTCTACCTTGCACTGTCCAGTCCCCGGGCAGAGACGTCCTGTGCTCCGACACTTTGGGCAGGACGTGAATGCTTCCTGAAATGGTCTCGGATGCTTTCCTGGCCAGCGCGAAGATAGGAGCCTGCCATCGCCCgtctccaccaccaccactaccaccGGCTCCTCCTTTCATTGTGCTGCTATTGTTAGCTTTATCCCCAACACCAGATTTCTCCTCCTGCAGCCTTAAAATCCCAAACACCTGAACTTTCTCCTTGCTGCTGTCGGCTTCAGACAGATTCAGGTCGTGCTCTGCGGGCGATGTCATGTTCACGTACCTCTGAAATTATTATAGCTGGTGCTGGTCGTTCCTAAAACCGCCAATTTGATACGGTTTGCCAACCGTTCAAAAAACTAGCTCTGATGTACAATTCACTCGGCGACCATTATGACAACCGTAGCATATAAATACATGTGATACCAGTGGCCAAATCAATGACAGGTCTGGCTAGAATTAACACTGAACCGTCGTAACGTTACCTCCGGACTGTAAACTGTAGGCGTCGGTCTACATGGTGAACGTTGGCAACGACGGCGACAGCGCGGACAGCTGCTGCTTGGGATACAAGTCTATTCCGTACATCGTGGTGTTGGAGATTTTTGTTTACAGCCAGCACACCTAACCGACAGTTGGCTTCTGATAGTCCCGCTGCACCCTCCGGAGGGGCGGTGTCAACAGGCtcacaagacacacaaaagGCTACGTAATGATTTCAGTAGCTGCTGCGTTGTAGACGTGGCGCCCCCTGCTGCTGGAAGTGAGAACTGCATGGCTCCGGTTGCAGCATGGTTGGTGGTCGACTGTGTTAGCttgaaatgtgaataaaaagaAAGTCCAACGTTGAATAGTTGTAGCTCCCACTAAGGTCGGTCAGTTATTTTGACAATTATAGttacagaaaacaagactaacAGGGAAAAGAATACTATTTTTATATCgtttttattattgtctgtGCCCTGGTCGATTTTTCCCACGAGGTCCTAAAATGATTTAAGGCAGGTAGACCGCGctacagagcacacattctgaAGGGTCACGGATTTCGGCGTTACAccggaaaagcctgtgttattGTATCAAGCCAGGTAAAAGTTAGCATATTTCTTCATATAAGCCTAATTgtattggatttttatttttggaagttATCTTTTGTAAGTATGGCTGATTCTGGGTTAggaccatcacagaaaaaaaggaaattaaatgaagaacatctaaaagctaaaagggaaattGAAAAACAACGGGCAAAACCAAGTCAGTCTCAGTGAGACTTTCAACAGATAGAGACAACTacaggattgtaaatgattcaaaaacgTCCCAGAATCAGCATGTTCAATGTCTGTTTCGTTCATAGAATAACCTTTACAATGCGGGATGTGGTTGTTCCGCAAATGAATTGCGCCCCCCTTCCATATAGCaccagtttttatttattagggTTCAAACCGCGAAACGGTAGAGCACTTCTATGTTTGTCTTctattattagggcccgagcgctgacagcggcgaaggccctattggaactgaaaGAATTATTATTCTTCCGGCATacaaattgcctttttgaggggcttaacatattcaaaaacacaccaaatttGGCGGTCGCATCAAGTCCGGTGAAAAATTacgtattttaagggttttgggAATAGAcgcacaaaaatggcttgctagcgccccctacaaaattaagaaaattgagCCCCTGTAGTACATTTAACGTAGACTCGCAAAACTTGGTATACATACAGGACGTACATAAAAGTATCGTGGCGCCacaccctaaacccaacaggaagtccgccatttttaattgaaagtttgaaattagTGCGGTTTAGGCCATTTATcaatgttttactttaatgaACTCCTACcgcatgtgcaatatgtttgcgcacgcgcagatgataatcatgatgAACGAGGATTTACggcactgcacgatctgtttcACCGTAGCGGTCTGCTCTTAGCCTCCACTGGAAAGTTTTCTAGGCAGACCTTAATGGTCTTGATAAATGGTCCCCTCAAGGACCATTAAGGTCTGCCTAGAAAACTTTTGGAGATCTCCTCCTACACAGATTCCGATTGCCCCCAAATTTTCAGTGAATCATCAATGGATCAAGCTCATTAAAAGTTGTATAAAACATATTCACATCTTAATTAATTGTCAAGGTGTTGACCAATGAACTTAAAAAGGGGCGTGGCTATGTACATAAGCCAATTCTCACAGAACTCacagggtatgttcagataagtgccccagataTACCCAGACAGTTTAATATACATATGCCACTAGGCGACGCTACAAGTGCAAGATAAGTGAGTgacattgcacacatttcactataaatcacatattcgTTGTCCTatcatcacaaatctctcagCGTATGTCCTCATAAGCACCTGAACTACGCACTgaaagtttcattcaaattgaacaccagggggcgctataaatgcaATCAAACCGCAGGTGATATATCGCAAATCATGCTTTTagtgactaaatgtttgtccaatcaacacaaaacttccaggaaatgttTACATAATGACTCAATAACTCAATAACTGGACGTGGAATGACACACATcaaggtttgagcttggaatTACTGAATACAATACTGAATTGAAAATagatgtttttgacaaatcagttgtaagctttttaaacaaagtttgtATACTCATTACAAAACTTGCAGTATAtgttatataaaaatgttgGAGCAcgtgtgtgaaattactttgaagttgCTACTGAGAAAAACGGTTTGAACCCGCAGATCGCCGCTTGCGGCTATAGTTTTTAgttattgtttgtgttggtcTACTATTTtctatctctgtacttgtgtaaagcatcctcgggtttcatgaaatgcacTACATAAGTTATTACTATGTTTAAACAAACTCTTAATGCTGTGGCTCGAGACACAGTGTTACCCGGTTTAGCTTACGATACAtgcaaagtaggctaagttaccatttgcaacacttgaaatgcaacgatgcatctAACGCATTCTTATTGTAAATGGATGATTTTCTGGTTGAGCAAAGTATTCATTGCAACTATAGGCTACCTCCCCGAAATGCTAACTCAGTAATCTGCAATGGGCAACAAAGCactgtaaagaaaagacctttacaacagcaggtgtggtaaaaacactactgCTGTTGTACAAAGTGGgcgctagaatcaacacaaactgaaagttacacaTTGCCACTTTTAATACAAAAAGGCTACTTTTACTCTTGagactttaagtacatttccctaTTAATATTCATTAACTTTCATCTAAGaaaaggatctgaatatttcCTCCACCACTGTGTGTTTGGTAATTTGGGTAAAAACATTCAACTTGGTAGCAAAAACCTGCTAcatatgttgcattttacatAAAATCCCAAAATGTTGGGCAAAATGTCTTTATCTTTAGTTTTAAACAAACCAAATACAGATACTATAATTAAAAATTTACATTAATGACTAgcattttgtgatttctttAAATTCTCAAAGAAATTTACACAGTTTAATTGGTGGCTTATCCATGATTTCTTATGTGGGCGGGGTTCTGCTGGGGGAAATTGGACTCATGATGATCTTAGTATTTCCAACGTCCTGGCTGCTGCCCTAATCTTAATGTAGTATGTTGAACCCAGAGAGGAAATTCCTTTAATAGCTATGCAAAACAGAATTTAGTAGAATTTAGAAGCACAACAGTGGAAACAATAACACCCACACAGGCACCAGTGAAGATAAGGAAGAAGTACATGAAGAAAGTCAGGCTGAGTTGGCGTTTAAAAACCTGTTCAAGGTTTTAAGTAAAACAAGCATGCTATATGAAATGCATGGCTGCAACTAATTATTATTTCCCTCATCAGTTATCAAAAtcaatctgttgattatttccTTGATTATTCAGcttattattttcttctataaaatgtcataaaatttaaaaaatgtttcacatAGGCCAAGTTGACAtctttaaaagtgttgatttgtctggccagcagtctaaaacccaaggatattcagtttactatcataGAGGACCAAAACAACTAGCAATTATTCACATTTGTCAAAGCAGGAACCAGGAAATGTTTAAGTTTGTTTTCCTTAAATTGTTAGTGCTTGAAAATGTTATTAGTATCAAGAACTTAGCAACACATGAAAAATTCACAACCTTAAATCTTGTCGTGGATTATACTAAAGATTATACCAAATCAGCCTATAAAAGCTGCCttactgttttggtttgttagggacttattaaaatgtaaaagtcagCTGATCATGATCACCTGTAGGACTTCAGTGCCCTGGCAGAGCTAGAATGATGCTTAATTTAATCATATTCGCTCTTAATTCACTTTTACTGATATTTGGCCTATGGACACCTTAAGTTAAGTGTTAGGGTCAGagtgaaaacaatttaaatttgattttttttttttgctttaatgtATTACAATAGACAAGAGTAAACTGCAGACAGGACAGATGCTTTGTTTCAGTGCAGTGACATGAACACTGAACTGTTGTTCAAGTCATTACAGTACATTGTATGAGATCAGATTGCAGTAGGAGTTGACAGGAGTTATCAGCATATAATAGATAGGGTTATTAAttcaaataacacaaataacCTACCCTGGCTGTAGGCTAACCGCTCCATACTCTCACTATGAGTGATGCCCCAGCGGTGGAGACTCTGAGGGGAGTACATGTTGAATGGTACTCTCCTCGGCCACTGTCTTGTAGCAAAGAGGATAGTAAATCAAGCAGATCCCTGAGTCCTGAAGTGGCTCCCTCTGGTCTGTTTCCTGTTAAGCTGCAGCAGTACCTTCAAGTCTATTTGGATTTTTCTGATTTCCTGGAACCAGATGACCCTCAAATATGGTGTTTTACAGTTAGGTCACAGGCTCAGGATGTGCTAGGCTTCTGCTGAGCCTAGAGAAAGCCTAGAGAAAAACAGTGGAGACAGAATAAGATCTTAGAAGCAGGAAGATTAGAGAAGAGTGCATAAAAAAATCcagggaataaaaaaatgttttttgttataattGCTCCTGTCTGGTGTAGCCTACACAAAACAAGGATTACTCCAAACTTTACATTGCAAAACCCAACTGTGTTCCCATCCCTGGCTGGGCACTGGTGGTATGTAGCCGCTGGCCGAGCACAATGCACACCCTTTTGAGATGGACAAGAATTGCTACAAATTTGCATTTTAAGCCTGGTTCCAAGAACATAATTAAAGaacaagataaaacaaaatGGCTATTCAGTCTGATTGTCAGGCAACTATATTGCCCCGAAATGTTCTTGTGCAATTAGACTCAATGATTTGTTGCATCTTTGCCTCCCATATATCCTCACTGATTCaaacaaacactgtaaacacagaCACCACAGGATGAGACCTTTCACTGTCATAAATAATATATCCCAAAAGGTTCTTACTTCAGACATTCTGCTAAACTCTTCGTAAATCTTGATTTAATGCCAAAATGGTATAGTCACAACCAAAATTGACATTACAAAACAGAATATAGAAGGAGGAGGTTTTACCTTTTCTTCTAGTGGTAGCTTATGATGAAGGCCTCCCCCTTACCATGATGTAAGAGTGGGAGGTAAAAGTCTCCGACCTCACCAACTGACAAATGTTAACTCCATTACAACACTCAGCAAGAGAAACTGTCGTAGCATGGAGGCTACAATAGACTGCATTACAAGGACCACTGGtgtctttcccttttttgttgtttcctctTGTTCTGCCTTTCTTCCTCTGCTTgccatactctctctctcctctaatAGCTGAGGGCTGACCAGGGATCATATGACTTGCCTTTTGCACCCTCAGCTGACTCTATACTGCCTGTGTTAATTCTCTAAATGGCTGCATTTGCAGAGAATTTATAGTTCAGGCCGCTGCTGCCTTGAGGTTGATatccatttgttttttggtttcattCTACTACACCTGTTTTCTGCCTCACATGCAATATCTCTGTATCGTTATATCCCCTGGTGTTTTCTTACTCCCTGTTTGCTCCCTGTTTCACCACATATAAAATGTGTAAGcttcttaatttttttgtgtgcatgtgcttttgTGAGGCTGTTCATAgattttctgcctttttgtgAGTACTTTTAACAGTGTCAAACGTAAGAAATCAACAATAGGGACGACAACTGTGTTATGCTATTAGCATTTgggcttacattttttttaagtaaattttattcaatttaattcaaaaatCTTGCATTCATAATCTGCATGCATGCAGCCTGCATGGCGGTTAATTTTGCACATCTTAATTACACAAGTCTCTTTTTCAGTTTCTCATTTTTACATCTCTCTCCTGCCACCCTGCGTTCACTTTCCGCCTTGACTCTGTCttcactctctcctctcccatCATCCCCGAACCACACCTTAACAAACACTACTTCCAGGGTGGTATTTTTGTACCATATGACCATGTTCATCACTGTAGGAACATACCCTTCCACATGACAGACAGCCGGACCAACAAATCAATAGCCTATAGTGGTACCCATTTCCACCAATAGGAGGATGAGATGCTGTTTCATCATAGTAGCAAGCCTTTCATCTGCAGCAGTGCTGGAGTGGTGCTAGGCTCATAGATTCTAATACTGTGATTTATTAATATCATtttgaagaaaacaataaacagtGAGTGTACTGTCCTACAATTGCAGAAGAGACATTGTAATTATACCAACAATATATTTATGTTACACGCCATCATCCCTTATGGACATGTACATATATTATAATGCGATTATTGCATCTCACCTCAGTCAGTCGAAAGCAGAAAGGTGATCCTTATTTCTGCAGTTTGTCAACACTCAGTAGTCTCGTCCCAAAAAGGATAAGTCTATGCTCTGGTCCAGTAATGTAGTGTTAGGCAATGTCTGTTCAAGATGGACTTGATTCCTCGACTTACTAGCATGTACAGTCCACGCTTCAGGGTGTCAATCCCAAGCCAGTAGTGGCAGCTACAGGCAGCAGTGAGTGGCTCCTAGATGTCCCATGATGGACACTTCAGATGGTGATAAACAGATGAAGGGTTGTCTTCTtaatatgttctttttatttattctctcAAAAcacactatctatctatctatctatctatctatctatctatctatctatctaatgtaATCAAACCATGAGGTGCAGCAaggctgttaaataaaaatgagcttCTATAGGTTTGAATCAGTAAGCTGGAACAAGCTCTGGAGACATCACCAACAGAAACCACAACCATCACCCCACACAGCACCCAATGACAATAGAGCAGGAAGCCAGGGAGAGGGGGTGGAGTGTGGAAGTAACACAGGCAAAGAGGGAAGAGGTATTCCAGAGCAGGCTTGTAGAGggatatatacagtgaggaagagagagagaggggcactGATTTATACTCCTAAATACACCCCACCTACACATTAGCATAATACACTGCTCATATGAATGGGACACatgaaaatatgaatgaaaacatacacattttggTGAACAGTGCTTTCTGCAATAGAGGAGGGTCAAGACTGCTGTTACCAACCAATCCCTGAACAGAAAGGGAGGTCCTTGTTGAGACGGACCAtaaattggtgtgtgtgtgtgtgtgtgaatgactaAGAGCTAAGagaatgaaatataaaaaaatcactGTAGCTAGAATATACTCTCAGGGAAATAAGATCATGCTTATTCTGCTAATGCTTTCCTCTAAAGCAACACAAAGActgataaacaaaatgaaaaacaaaagagagtaTTGTACAATTTGGTAgatgataaaaaattaaataaatacaataaaatctgTACCATCATACTTAATTTGAAGTTTGCAgtactaattaaaaaaaaagtctgtttctaAACTGAAAAACTAGCAGgttatgatttgttttaaaaatgttggacATAGGGTGaccatttgtgtgcatctggATTATAGACTGTCTCTATTGTAAAACACCAACACATTTTAGCAGCCACTACCTTTATATTTAATAACAGAGTGCTTTTTTGATATCTATAAACACGGAAAAATAACAAGaagctaaaaacatttttttccaaagcaagaaaatatttatttgtaaaaaaatatacagtagaaaTGACTTATTTCAGAAAGAGAAAGGATATCGATTTGTGTACAGTCAGAGAGATATGTCTTCTCTACAAAAATCATTTGAAGAGAATTAGGCAGCGCTGACAACTCTTTCCTAACTTTTATCATCATTTGTAGCTacaaggttaaataaaaaagctatTTATATATGCagttatttcaaaatgtctggaatttattttgttatatatatatatatatatatatatatatatatatatatatatatattagtgaaGTGAGCTGGTACTGTTTAACAGGTTTTATCTGTGTAAGTGGTAATAATATTGTGTAATTGTAGCATTTGTGTGTTCTGTCTGCGgatattttcaaaagaaaagtttATCAGCAATGGGTTGAAActaattttcagattttttatcACTCTGAGTTACCAAgttaacacatgcacaccatttcctAGCGCAAGGCCAAATGACATGAATGGGTGTGGACAAAATGGGCTGACCGATttatcggcgggccgatattagaCATTTCCCAACTAACaatatcggcatttataatgactggataatttttttttttttatatattggccgatatatctgaatattgaatttttaaataaccaaatatttgtatcggtttCAGCCTTAATATCGGTCGGGTTATACTGTTACATAGACAAATCTCACAACACTGAATTATAGACATCtaaatattgatatttataATAGCAGTGGTgatccaaaaataaatattaaagttataatttaaaaaaatatatttataggTTGAATGAAGAATCATAATTATTCCAAAATCACTGGTCATACAATTTGTATTGCCTTTTAGGAGTCATTTAGTCCTCAAACTCTGCAGCATAAAGCACTTGCTGGAATTTCATCCGTAcctccattctttttttaatggtaaGCCTCTTTAATGAAGGCAGAAGGCTGAGCAGGAAAAGTTCATCTTCATCTCTGAGGTTGGTCAGGGCATCTGCAGAGCTTATCTCAGTTTCTGTAGTGGTTTGCCTTTTACGTTTAAGAGACACTCCCATCTCCTGATGATTGTTTGGACAGGACTCCACAAGAGAAAAGCTAGTACTAACAACAGGCATGGTACATTGTTGCTCCTTCTCGTCTTTATTTTGCTCTTTCTCCACGTCCTCGCCACTTACAGCTACCTGTGTGGCATGTCAACAACAAATAGCAGCATTACTTGTTAACACAGACAACATCTTTGATAACAAGCTTCAAATGTATTTGGCAATCACAGCCATACAGATAAAAAGGTTCCTTATACAACCTATACCTCCTACTGGGAACTACACAGACTTCCGGGTTTGACTGGGTTTCTACTTTGTTGTAAGTCTACAGTTAAAACAAACTAtttcaatacaaaaatatgattttgtattactttgtaTTTCATACAATCCAGGAGGGCCTGTctgattaatttaaaagaaagaatatcggacaaaataaaaaaaataatcagaatcTCTTTTAGCCTCAAAATCGGATATCCatcccctttttattttgttaagtcAAAAATAATATTGGTTACTTACTATTTTTGTCTTCTGCATTGATACACAAAATTAGTCAATGACACTGCAgttaaattttacttttttgctgtATCCCACCTAAATTGGTTGTTGATCTCtgtatgtcttttatttgttaatataaaaataagaaatatacaataacaataaaaagcaaattaaaaaaagaacaggtgGGACGGAATAAAATCCCTAGGGGcttgtaaaagaagaagaaagaagaaagaaacccTAACATTAAAATAAGAGACAGCTGAAATGCCTGTCATCAATTTACagatttacaaatattttaaaaatagccaatgtaaagaaaagaatacaaattGCAGACAATACTCCAAATTATAATCAAGGGGggaaataaataactaaaaacagttattacagtaaaatatttttacactgtgttcaTGCCCTGTATCATGACTAAATTTACACAGTGTTGTACTCCATCAAGAGAAGTTGTTTaagaatttatttaatttttaaatcagaatATTCTTCAAGATTAACGGTTTTCCAcgatgtgcttttattttgaaaggttagCCCAGATATTCTGAGAGGCAGGCGTCATATCGCTAGCTAACAGTGCGGTCGGTCTCTCTGGATGTTGTCTTGCGATTAGTTTGTACAAAAACCTATTTCATTTGGGATGTGTAGGTATACATCCATATTATATACAGATTAGATTACAGTGTAAATATGATTAAAGCCTATTGTTAGCAGTGGTGGTGATTACGTTTTCGAGGGCCAAAGTAAAAAActaacaaaccaaaacaaatgcttgaatttagttttttttattaaatggatGACAGACACGAACCTCGTCGGTCTCTCCCTTGCCACTTTCTACTCTAGGTTTGACATAAGCGCTGAGCCAGGCTAGCTGGTGGTACAGCACCGGGACGGGCCTCTCCACCAGGTTCTCGTCGCTTGTCAGCAGAGGGAAGCTCCTCTTGGCCATTCGCTTCTTCGCCTTACAGAACTTGTCGCGTagatttttccatttcaatttcACCTCCTCCTCCGACTTTCCCATGTCGTCTGCAATATCCCTCCACGACAAATGCCCCTTCAGATTGTCTTTGTAGTCCCGCCGGGATTGGTCATATAAATTCGGGTGTTCACGTATCAAGTCCGCTAGCTTCTTCTCAAcagtattcattttattttttgtttatttacttcATCGCGAAGTCCTTTCGTCGGCAGACAACGATTAAGGTTCGTTCCCCTCGCCAGGTTCAAGCTGGCAGAAGGAAGTGCAAAGATTcattaattcaaaataaaagtttttccATTTACGCATTTTTGACAGGCTATCATTGAatacaagaaattaaaatatatatattttacgtTGATCACATTGTC
The Etheostoma cragini isolate CJK2018 chromosome 1, CSU_Ecrag_1.0, whole genome shotgun sequence genome window above contains:
- the LOC117948572 gene encoding transcription factor Adf-1-like, coding for MNTVEKKLADLIREHPNLYDQSRRDYKDNLKGHLSWRDIADDMGKSEEEVKLKWKNLRDKFCKAKKRMAKRSFPLLTSDENLVERPVPVLYHQLAWLSAYVKPRVESGKGETDEVAVSGEDVEKEQNKDEKEQQCTMPVVSTSFSLVESCPNNHQEMGVSLKRKRQTTTETEISSADALTNLRDEDELFLLSLLPSLKRLTIKKRMEVRMKFQQVLYAAEFED